One stretch of Prunus persica cultivar Lovell chromosome G1, Prunus_persica_NCBIv2, whole genome shotgun sequence DNA includes these proteins:
- the LOC18792796 gene encoding UPF0481 protein At3g47200, with protein sequence MADMKWVIQVNEELSKMEGLTTEKEHWSKGSIYKLPVSITDINKKAYKPQVATFGPYHFDHLNTTEVHKHRALLHFLKRCGKPFELFVNALTEVVQDLKDSYDQLDPGWKDDTARFLQLMILDGCFMLEVVRIASNILDDYALNDPVFSNHGKLHIIPYIKRDMLMIENQLPMLVLNKLVEVESNKDELSVTRLLLKFYYSGTSASNMGKCLHVLDVYRKSLLQSEPQCKTGRCPPAPVNRHDVIIWSATELNEAGIRFKKSKTGSLKDISFSGGILRLPVIIVDDTTESMFLNLIAFERFHVGAGNEVTSYIFFMDNIIDNARDVALLHSKGIVQNALGSDKAVANLFNSLSKDITLDPESSLDAVHKKVYHYCRKPWNEWRANLIHTYFRNPWAVISLIAGVFLFVLTIAQTGYSIIPYYYPNDSPPTCTCVPGAPPHVASSNHAYSTSPSKFILPILISVGWMLTK encoded by the exons ATGGCAGACATGAAATGGGTTATTCAAGTTAATGAAGAGCTCAGTAAGATGGAAGGTCTTACAACAGAGAAGGAACACTGGAGCAAGGGGTCAATCTACAAATTACCAGTCAGCATCACAGACATAAACAAGAAGGCCTACAAGCCCCAGGTAGCCACCTTCGGTCCTTACCATTTCGATCATTTAAATACAACGGAGGTGCACAAGCACCGTGCGCTTCTTCATTTCCTGAAGAGATGTGGGAAACCTTTTGAATTGTTTGTCAATGCACTGACTGAAGTGGTGCAAGATTTGAAGGACTCGTATGATCAGCTTGATCCTGGGTGGAAAGATGATACAGCAAGATTCTTGCAACTAATGATTCTGGATGGCTGTTTCATGCTGGAGGTCGTGCGTATTGCTTCAAATATATTGGATGATTATGCTCTTAATGATCCCGTCTTCAGCAATCATGGGAAGCTCCATATCATACCATACATCAAACGCGACATGTTAATGATTGAGAACCAGTTGCCGATGCTGGTTCTCAACAAGCTGGTGGAAGTGGAGAGCAATAAG GATGAATTGTCCGTGACCAGGCTCTTGCTCAAGTTCTACTACTCTGGCACATCAGCCTCCAACATGGGAAAATGTTTGCACGTATTGGATGTGTACAGGAAAAGCCTGCTTCAGTCAGAGCCCCAGTGCAAAACAGGTCGCTGCCCACCAGCGCCCGTGAATCGTCACGATGTGATTATCTGGTCTGCAACAGAGCTTAATGAAGCCGGAATAAGattcaagaaaagcaaaactgGTAGCCTGAAAGACATCTCATTCTCTGGGGGAATCCTCAGGCTCCCAGTCATTATTGTGGATGATACCACCGAGTCGATGTTCTTGAATCTGATAGCATTTGAGCGCTTCCATGTTGGGGCAGGCAATGAGGTGACATCCTATATATTCTTCATGGACAACATCATAGACAATGCTAGAGATGTTGCCCTCTTACACTCCAAAGGTATCGTCCAAAATGCTCTGGGAAGTGACAAAGCGGTTGCTAATCTGTTCAACTCACTCTCCAAGGACATAACACTGGACCCAGAAAGCAGCCTCGATGCGGTACATAAGAAGGTCTATCATTACTGCCGGAAGCCTTGGAACGAGTGGCGTGCCAATCTTATTCATACTTACTTCAGAAATCCCTGGGCTGTTATATCTCTAATTGCCGGCGTCTTCCTTTTTGTGCTCACCATAGCTCAGACTGGATATTCCATAATTCCCTACTACTATCCAAATGATTCTCCTCCCACCTGTACATGTGTACCTGGGGCTCCGCCCCATGTGGCTTCTTCAAACCATGCATACTCCACCTCACCATCAAAATTCATACTTCCTATTCTTATTTCCGTTGGATGGATGCTTACAAAATGA
- the LOC18790438 gene encoding 60S ribosomal protein L21-1 produces the protein MPAGHGLRSRTRDLFSRAFRKKGYIPLSTYLKTYRTGDYVDVKVNGAVHKGMPHKFYHGRTGQVWNVTKRAIGVEMNKQVGNRVIKKRIHVRVEHVQPSRCEEEFRARMVRNDELKAEAKARGVKISTKRQPEGPKPGFIVGGASIETVTPIPYDVVNDLKGGY, from the coding sequence ATGCCGGCGGGTCATGGGTTGCGCAGTCGGACGAGGGACCTGTTCTCACGGGCGTTCAGGAAGAAGGGCTACATCCCACTCTCCACCTACCTAAAGACCTACAGAACGGGCGACTACGTGGACGTGAAGGTAAACGGCGCCGTTCACAAGGGCATGCCCCACAAGTTCTACCATGGCCGCACAGGCCAAGTCTGGAATGTCACAAAGCGCGCGATCGGCGTCGAGATGAACAAGCAGGTCGGAAACAGGGTCATCAAGAAGCGGATTCACGTGAGGGTGGAGCATGTTCAGCCGTCGAGGTGCGAGGAAGAGTTCAGAGCAAGAATGGTTCGAAATGACGAGCTGAAGGCGGAGGCAAAAGCTCGTGGGGTGAAGATTAGCACCAAGAGGCAGCCTGAGGGGCCTAAGCCAGGCTTCATTGTCGGCGGGGCTTCCATTGAAACTGTCACTCCCATTCCTTACGACGTCGTCAATGACCTCAAGGGTGGCTActga
- the LOC18790043 gene encoding probable xyloglucan endotransglucosylase/hydrolase protein B codes for MQMKSDTTKGLALPPFSSSHLKYLSLSLSLPHPLCWREMASYQQWTLFVSLLCLVSATMGAPPRKPISVPFGRNYQPTWAFDHIKYFNGGNEIQLHLDKYTGTGFQSKGNYLFGHFHMQIKLVPGDSAGTVTAYYLSSQNAEHDEIDFEFLGNRTGQPYILQTNVFTGGKGDREQRIFLWFDPTAAYHSYSVLWNLYQIVFFVDDIPIRVFKNSKDLGVKFPFNQPMKLYSSLWNADDWATRGGLEKTDWSKAPFIATYKGFHIDGCEASVEAKFCATQGQRWWDQKEFQDLDANQWRRLKWVRQKFTIYNYCTDRVRYPTLPPECKRDRDI; via the exons ATGCAGATGAAATCAGACACTACAAAAGGACTTGCCCTCCCCCCTTTTTCCTCATCACACCTCaagtatctctctctctctctctctcttcctcaccCTCTGTGCTGGAG AGAAATGGCTTCTTACCAACAATGGACGCTGTTTGTGAGTTTGCTGTGTTTGGTCTCTGCAACAATGGGAGCTCCCCCAAGAAAGCCTATATCAGTGCCATTTGGCAGAAACTATCAGCCCACCTGGGCTTTTGATCACATCAAGTACTTCAATGGAGGCAATGAGATTCAGCTTCATCTGGACAAATACACAG gCACTGGCTTCCAATCAAAAGGAAACTACTTGTTTGGCCACTTCCATATGCAAATCAAGTTGGTTCCCGGTGACTCTGCCGGAACTGTCACTGCTTACTAT CTATCTTCTCAAAACGCTGAGCACGATGAGATAGACTTTGAATTCCTGGGAAACAGGACAGGGCAGCCTTACATTTTGCAAACCAATGTGTTCACCGGAGGAAAAGGTGATAGAGAACAGAGGATTTTCCTCTGGTTCGACCCAACCGCAGCTTACCACTCCTACTCTGTCCTCTGGAATCTCTACCAGATTGT ATTCTTCGTGGACGACATACCAATCAGGGTGTTCAAAAACAGCAAAGATTTGGGAGTGAAATTCCCGTTCAACCAACCCATGAAGCTGTACTCTAGCTTGTGGAACGCAGACGATTGGGCCACAAGGGGTGGGCTGGAAAAGACCGATTGGTCCAAGGCCCCTTTCATTGCCACGTACAAGGGCTTCCACATCGACGGCTGTGAGGCCTCGGTGGAGGCCAAATTCTGTGCCACGCAGGGCCAGAGATGGTGGGACCAGAAGGAGTTCCAGGACCTTGATGCTAATCAATGGAGGAGGCTCAAGTGGGTCCGCCAGAAATTCACCATCTACAACTACTGCACTGACAGAGTCAGATACCCCACCCTCCCACCCGAGTgcaagagagacagagacataTAA
- the LOC18789695 gene encoding respiratory burst oxidase homolog protein D, which yields MGSRRHEEGLMTSSENNSDTESTQLSTAARASGSAEVERRAFSGPLGEPHNSYAPSSLSSKSTRAWRRIKSAKFDKSAVDSNRNPGTDQNEDDAYVEITLDIRDDTVAVHSVQAAGGASNEDPELALLAKKTLEGKKSSSFRSSLLRNTSSHIRQVSQELKRLASFSKRPSNARRFDRTKSATAYALKSLKFITAKTGGGASSSAGWVAVEKRFDELTVKSNGLLPSSLFGECIGMNKESKEFAGELFRALAWRRNISGDAVNKAQLREFWEQISDESFDSRLQTFFDMVDRDADGRITEEEVREIISLSASANKLSNIQKQAKEYTALIMEELDPDGAGYIMVENLETLLLQAPVGQSVGVNESRVLSQLLSQKLKPTQENNPITRWYEKTKYFLLDNWQRVWVMMLWLGIVSGLFVYKFLQYKNKAAFEVMGYCVCIAKGGAETLKFNMALILLPVCRNTITWLRNKTKLGVVVPFDDNLNFHKVIAAGIAVGVGLHAGAHLTCDFPRLIHATEEKYEPMIQYFGEEQPPNYWWFVKGVEGWTGISIVVLMAIAFTLATPWFRRNKLNLPKPLKKLTGFNAFWYSHHLFVIVYALLIVHGIKLYLTKEWYHKTTWMYLAVPVVLYACERLIRAFRSSIKPVKILKVAVYPGNVLALHMSKPQGFKYKSGQYMFVNCAAVSPFEWHPFSITSAPGDDYLSVHIRTLGDWTRQLKTVFSEVCQPPTGGKSGLLRADNMQGGNNPSFPKILIDGAYGAPAQDYKKYDVVLLVGLGIGATPMVSIVKDIINNMKMKGKEDDDSILESSLEMGRVSGNPSTPNHSSSGKNKSNKGFKTRKAYYYWVTREQGSFEWFKGILNEVADMDEKGVIEIHNYCTSVYEEGDARSALIAMLQSLHHAKNGVDVVSGTRVKSHFAKPNWRQVYKDIARHHPDSRVGVFYCGAPALTKDLKELALHFSHKTTTKFEFHKENF from the exons ATGGGGAGCCGGCGTCACGAGGAAGGGCTGATGACCTCCTCGGAGAACAACTCGGACACCGAGTCAACTCAGCTGTCGACAGCCGCGAGAGCAAGCGGCTCAGCTGAAGTTGAAAGACGAGCTTTCAGCGGTCCGCTCGGTGAGCCTCACAATAGCTACGCTCCTTCGTCATTATCTTCCAAATCCACCAGAGCTTGGCGGCGGATTAAGAGCGCCAAGTTCGACAAGTCCGCCGTGGACAGCAACCGGAACCCCGGCACCGACCAAAACGAAGACGATGCTTACGTGGAGATCACTCTCGACATCCGAGACGACACCGTCGCCGTCCACAGCGTCCAGGCAGCTGGCGGAGCCAGCAACGAAGACCCCGAGCTGGCTCTGCTGGCCAAGAAAACGCTTGAGGGGAAGAAATCGTCGTCGTTTCGGTCCTCGCTGCTTCGCAACACGTCGTCGCACATCAGGCAAGTCTCTCAGGAGCTCAAGCGCCTGGCTTCCTTCTCCAAGAGACCGTCTAACGCGAGGAGATTCGACCGCACCAAGTCCGCCACCGCCTACGCTTTAAAGAGCCTCAAGTTCATCACCGCCAAGACCGGCGGAGGGGCCTCCTCCTCCGCCGGATGGGTTGCCGTCGAAAAGCGCTTCGATGAACTTACTGTCAAATCCAACGGCCTCCTCCCTTCTTCCCTCTTCGGGGAATGCATAG GGATGAACAAAGAGTCGAAGGAGTTTGCAGGAGAGCTTTTCCGCGCGCTTGCTTGGAGGCGTAATATAAGTGGTGATGCCGTGAACAAGGCTCAGCTCCGGGAGTTCTGGGAGCAAATTTCTGATGAAAGCTTTGATTCGAGGCTCCAAACTTTCTTTGACAT GGTGGATAGAGACGCTGACGGTAGAATCACAGAGGAAGAGGTCCGAGAG ATCATTAGTTTGAGTGCTTCTGCAAACAAGCTCTCCAACATTCAAAAACAAGCTAAGGAATATACAGCTTTGATTATGGAAGAGCTAGACCCGGATGGTGCTGGCTACATCATG GTTGAAAACTTGGAAACTCTGTTGCTGCAAGCTCCAGTTGGCCAATCTGTCGGCGTGAACGAAAGCCGGGTTCTGAGCCAACTGCTGAGCCAGAAGCTGAAGCCCACACAGGAGAACAACCCAATCACACGATGGTATGAGAAGACCAAATACTTCTTGTTAGATAACTGGCAGAGAGTATGGGTTATGATGCTGTGGCTTGGCATAGTGTCCGGTCTCTTCGTCTACAAGTTTCTGCAGTACAAGAATAAGGCAGCATTTGAAGTGATGGGCTACTGTGTTTGCATTGCTAAAGGAGGAGCAGAGACGCTTAAATTCAACATGGCCTTAATTTTACTACCCGTCTGCCGAAACACCATCACTTGgctcagaaacaaaaccaaattggGCGTCGTTGTCCCTTTCGACGACAATTTAAACTTCCACAAG GTCATTGCAGCAGGAATTGCTGTCGGGGTTGGACTGCACGCCGGGGCGCATTTAACCTGCGATTTCCCACGACTAATTCATGCAACTGAAGAAAAGTACGAGCCTATGATACAGTACTTTGGTGAAGAGCAGCCTCCAAACTACTGGTGGTTTGTGAAGGGGGTGGAAGGGTGGACAGGCATTTCAATTGTGGTGTTGATGGCCATAGCTTTCACATTGGCCACTCCTTGGTTTAGGAGAAACAAACTGAACCTGCCAAAGCCCCTGAAGAAGCTCACAGGCTTCAATGCCTTCTGGTATTCACACCACCTGTTTGTCATTGTCTATGCTTTGCTCATCGTCCACGGCATTAAACTCTACCTCACCAAGGAATGGTATCATAAAACG ACATGGATGTACTTGGCAGTCCCAGTTGTCCTTTACGCTTGTGAAAGGTTGATCAGAGCTTTTCGATCAAGCATCAAGCCAGTCAAGATTCTCAAG GTTGCTGTTTATCCGGGAAATGTGCTTGCACTGCACATGTCGAAGCCTCAGGGTTTCAAATACAAGAGCGGGCAGTACATGTTTGTCAACTGTGCTGCGGTTTCTCCTTTCGAATG GCACCCGTTTTCCATTACCTCAGCACCTGGAGACGACTACCTGAGCGTCCACATTCGAACACTAGGTGATTGGACGCGTCAGCTCAAAACTGTTTTCTCCGAG GTGTGTCAGCCTCCAACTGGTGGGAAGAGTGGCCTACTCAGAGCTGATAACATGCAAGGAGGAAACAATCCTAG CTTTCCCAAGATATTGATAGACGGTGCATACGGGGCACCAGCACAGGACTACAAGAAATACGACGTAGTACTGCTAGTGGGGCTTGGAATCGGGGCCACTCCCATGGTGAGCATTGTGAAGGACATCATCAACAACATGAAAATGAAGGGCAAGGAAGACGACGACTCGATATTAGAGTCTTCCCTAGAAATGGGCAGGGTCAGTGGCAACCCATCAACCCCTAACCATAGCAGCAGCGGCAAGAACAAGAGCAACAAAGGGTTCAAGACCAGAAAGGCCTATTATTATTGGGTGACGCGGGAGCAAGGCTCGTTTGAATGGTTCAAAGGGATCTTGAATGAGGTGGCGGACATGGACGAGAAGGGTGTCATTGAGATCCACAACTACTGCACCAGCGTGTATGAGGAAGGAGATGCCAGGTCAGCCCTCATTGCCATGCTTCAGTCCCTTCACCATGCCAAGAATGGTGTGGATGTGGTGTCCGGGACACGTGTCAAATCCCACTTTGCCAAGCCCAACTGGCGCCAAGTCTATAAGGATATTGCTCGCCACCATCCTGATAGCCGAGTGG GCGTGTTTTATTGTGGAGCACCAGCACTAACAAAGGACTTGAAGGAATTGGCTTTGCACTTCTCCCACAAGACAACCACCAAGTTCGAATTTCATAAAGAGAACttctaa